The stretch of DNA TGCTTTGCCGGCCGTGTTCATTGGAGTGCTCCTCTTGTTCTGATTAATATGGACAATACTCCGTCCCGTATGGCAGTCGCAAATCTTAATTTGATTGAGTCCGCATCCAGGCCACACGGAGGTGAAATTTTCCAGCTTGCTTATCTGCCAAAAGAAAACCAATCTGTTCCACCCTGGCGGCATCAAATGCCGGTCCGGATAACAAGCGACCTCTAAATACTGGCTTGAGTTTAGAGAAATCGACAGTCACGTCCTGCCATTGATCAGCCGTGGTATTAAAACTCATGCTATAGGCTATTTTAGAGTCATGAAAGGTCGCGTCGGTGTAGAGCCGGAACTGATAACGGCGTCCATCGCCGCAAACGCGCAGTGTTAAGCCGCTGAAGTCGCTCAGATCCAGGTGCTGTTGGGATCGAATCGAGGCAAAACCGCCGTTGTTTTCCAGCGAAATAATGCCGGAGAAGTGAAGCTTGTCGTCCACCACAGTGGGTAAACTGCTGGATTGTCCGCCCATCACATCATCATTGACAGCACGCCACTCGGCTGTATTGATGATATCCAGGATTTCGGAACTAAAGTTGTCGGTCATCATCTGTCAGGCCTGTCCGGTATGCTCTCCATGCTCATTTGTTGGCTTGCCGTGGGAGCCCAGTGATATGACGGGGATAAACACGGTGATCAGCAATCCTAACAGACAAATCCACAGGCTGGCGCGGTCTGGCCTTTTGTTCAGATGTCGGTGGCCGATTACGATACCGGCGATACTGCCGGTTTTGCGTTGTCATTCTCCAACGCTCGAGTTGGCCCTGCGCTTGTGTACTCAGCCCGGATCGCAGCATTGAATCCGGAACCCGTGTCAATGTGCCCTGATTTTGGCGATGCGACATTTCGCAATTGACAGTGGTACCTGAGAAATGGCGGAAGGACATGGGAG from Pseudohongiella spirulinae encodes:
- a CDS encoding CIA30 family protein; protein product: MMTDNFSSEILDIINTAEWRAVNDDVMGGQSSSLPTVVDDKLHFSGIISLENNGGFASIRSQQHLDLSDFSGLTLRVCGDGRRYQFRLYTDATFHDSKIAYSMSFNTTADQWQDVTVDFSKLKPVFRGRLLSGPAFDAARVEQIGFLLADKQAGKFHLRVAWMRTQSN